A window of Ananas comosus cultivar F153 linkage group 4, ASM154086v1, whole genome shotgun sequence contains these coding sequences:
- the LOC109709176 gene encoding probable protein phosphatase 2C 47 isoform X2 yields MVAGAEVIHQSISVLDVPYRCIAKEIEEMIDISAAAAAVAAPRPPSPGIRRGTEAVVVDVAATQLDLRSSDACPNVSEEHLQFVPTIRSGSFADIGPRKHMEDEHIRIDDLSAHLGSALTCPRPSAFYGLFDGHGGPEAAAYIKRHAIRFFFEDAGFPQASHADSIFLESVENSVRRAFLLADRALADDGNISSSTGTTALTALVFGRLLLVANAGDCRAVLCRKGVAVEMSQDHRPIYAGERQRVIESGGFIDDGYLNGILSVTRALGDWDMKKPPSSGSPSPLIAEPEFRQAELTEDDEFLIIGCDGIWDVMSSEHAVSVVRRGLRRHDDPDQCAKELVKEALKLNTFDNLTVIVVCLSPSTEYCGSSPQRCAKSLSSEALCSLRRWLEDGGGEGGK; encoded by the exons ATGGTGGCGGGAGCGGAGGTGATCCATCAGAGCATCTCGGTGCTCGACGTGCCGTATAGATGCATCGCGAAGGAAATCGAGGAGATGATCGACATctcggccgccgccgcagctgTGGCGGCGCCGCGGCCCCCGTCGCCGGGGATCCGCCGTGGGACGGAGGCGGTTGTGGTGGACGTCGCGGCGACGCAATTG GACTTGAGATCCTCAGACGCTTGTCCAAATGTGTCCGAAGAACATCTACAGTTTGTTCCAACTATTCGTTCTGGTAGTTTTGCCGACATTGGACCGAGGAAGCACATGGAAGATGAACACATTCGGATAGATGATCTTTCAGCTCATCTAGGTTCAGCACTCACATGTCCACGGCCTAGCGCCTTCTATGGG CTGTTTGATGGCCATGGAGGTCCAGAAGCAGCAGCTTACATCAAAAGGCACGCAATTCGCTTTTTCTTTGAAGATGCTGGCTTTCCGCAGGCATCGCATGCAGATAGCATTTTCTTGGAATCAGTTGAGAATTCTGTTCGGAGAGCTTTCCTTCTTGCAGACCGTGCTTTAGCTGATGATGGAAATATTAGTAGTTCCACTGGAACCACAGCCCTCACTGCATTGGTCTTTGGAAG GCTTCTATTGGTGGCCAATGCTGGCGATTGCCGCGCGGTCCTATGCCGAAAAGGAGTCGCGGTTGAGATGTCGCAAGACCACCGCCCAATTTATGCTGGTGAGCGGCAAAGAGTAATCGAATCCGGCGGCTTCATCGATGATGGCTATCTAAACGGAATCCTCTCTGTAACCCGTGCCCTTGGTGACTGGGACATGAAGAAGCCCCCCAGCAGCGGCTCCCCTTCCCCCCTCATTGCTGAACCTGAGTTTAGGCAAGCCGAGCTAACTGAAGACGACGAGTTTCTAATCATAGGCTGTGATGGTATATGGGATGTCATGTCGAGCGAGCATGCAGTAAGTGTGGTTCGGAGGGGGTTAAGAAGGCATGATGATCCTGACCAGTGCGCAAAAGAGCTTGTCAAGGAAGCACTTAAGCTGAATACCTTTGATAATCTTACCGTCATTGTTGTTTGCCTCTCCCCTTCTACAGAATATTGTGGATCTTCGCCTCAGAGGTGCGCGAAGAGTTTGTCGTCTGAGGCGCTATGTAGTTTGAGGAGGTGGTTAGAGGATGGTGGCGGCGAGGGTGGCAAATGA
- the LOC109709176 gene encoding probable protein phosphatase 2C 47 isoform X1 — protein MVAGAEVIHQSISVLDVPYRCIAKEIEEMIDISAAAAAVAAPRPPSPGIRRGTEAVVVDVAATQLVSITDLRSSDACPNVSEEHLQFVPTIRSGSFADIGPRKHMEDEHIRIDDLSAHLGSALTCPRPSAFYGLFDGHGGPEAAAYIKRHAIRFFFEDAGFPQASHADSIFLESVENSVRRAFLLADRALADDGNISSSTGTTALTALVFGRLLLVANAGDCRAVLCRKGVAVEMSQDHRPIYAGERQRVIESGGFIDDGYLNGILSVTRALGDWDMKKPPSSGSPSPLIAEPEFRQAELTEDDEFLIIGCDGIWDVMSSEHAVSVVRRGLRRHDDPDQCAKELVKEALKLNTFDNLTVIVVCLSPSTEYCGSSPQRCAKSLSSEALCSLRRWLEDGGGEGGK, from the exons ATGGTGGCGGGAGCGGAGGTGATCCATCAGAGCATCTCGGTGCTCGACGTGCCGTATAGATGCATCGCGAAGGAAATCGAGGAGATGATCGACATctcggccgccgccgcagctgTGGCGGCGCCGCGGCCCCCGTCGCCGGGGATCCGCCGTGGGACGGAGGCGGTTGTGGTGGACGTCGCGGCGACGCAATTGGTGAGCATTACG GACTTGAGATCCTCAGACGCTTGTCCAAATGTGTCCGAAGAACATCTACAGTTTGTTCCAACTATTCGTTCTGGTAGTTTTGCCGACATTGGACCGAGGAAGCACATGGAAGATGAACACATTCGGATAGATGATCTTTCAGCTCATCTAGGTTCAGCACTCACATGTCCACGGCCTAGCGCCTTCTATGGG CTGTTTGATGGCCATGGAGGTCCAGAAGCAGCAGCTTACATCAAAAGGCACGCAATTCGCTTTTTCTTTGAAGATGCTGGCTTTCCGCAGGCATCGCATGCAGATAGCATTTTCTTGGAATCAGTTGAGAATTCTGTTCGGAGAGCTTTCCTTCTTGCAGACCGTGCTTTAGCTGATGATGGAAATATTAGTAGTTCCACTGGAACCACAGCCCTCACTGCATTGGTCTTTGGAAG GCTTCTATTGGTGGCCAATGCTGGCGATTGCCGCGCGGTCCTATGCCGAAAAGGAGTCGCGGTTGAGATGTCGCAAGACCACCGCCCAATTTATGCTGGTGAGCGGCAAAGAGTAATCGAATCCGGCGGCTTCATCGATGATGGCTATCTAAACGGAATCCTCTCTGTAACCCGTGCCCTTGGTGACTGGGACATGAAGAAGCCCCCCAGCAGCGGCTCCCCTTCCCCCCTCATTGCTGAACCTGAGTTTAGGCAAGCCGAGCTAACTGAAGACGACGAGTTTCTAATCATAGGCTGTGATGGTATATGGGATGTCATGTCGAGCGAGCATGCAGTAAGTGTGGTTCGGAGGGGGTTAAGAAGGCATGATGATCCTGACCAGTGCGCAAAAGAGCTTGTCAAGGAAGCACTTAAGCTGAATACCTTTGATAATCTTACCGTCATTGTTGTTTGCCTCTCCCCTTCTACAGAATATTGTGGATCTTCGCCTCAGAGGTGCGCGAAGAGTTTGTCGTCTGAGGCGCTATGTAGTTTGAGGAGGTGGTTAGAGGATGGTGGCGGCGAGGGTGGCAAATGA